The following are encoded together in the Choloepus didactylus isolate mChoDid1 chromosome 7, mChoDid1.pri, whole genome shotgun sequence genome:
- the PSMG4 gene encoding proteasome assembly chaperone 4 yields MEGPSGAAGGDVSVHNFSARLWEQLVHFHVMRLTDSLFLWVGAAPHLRNLAVAMCSRYDSVPVSTSLLGDTSDTTSTGLAQRLARKTNKQVFVSYNLPNTDGSFALLVENRIKEEMEAFPEKF; encoded by the exons ATGGAGGGGCCGTCGGGGGCCGCGGGCGGGGACGTGTCCGTGCACAACTTCAGCGCCAGGCTGTGGGAGCAGCTGGTCCACTTCCACGTCATGCGGCTGACTGACTCGCTCTTCCTGTGGGTGGGGGCCGCGCCGCACCTGCGCAACCTCGCCGTGGCCATGTGCAGCCGCTAC GACTCCGTCCCCGTGTCCACCTCCCTCCTTGGAGACACTTCTGACACGACGTCCACGGGCCTGGCCCAGCGTTTAG ccAGGAAGACCAACAAACAGGTGTTTGTCAGCTATAACCTCCCCAACACAGACGGCAGCTTTGCCTTGCTGGTGGAAAACAGGATCAAGGAAGAAATGGAGGCCTTCCCAGAAAAGTTCTAG